Proteins encoded together in one Marispirochaeta sp. window:
- a CDS encoding response regulator, translating to MIRGLIVDDAAIMRLRLREILEPRYEIVAEAGDGDEAIEMYDRYKPDFVTLDISMPNTNGMEALEILMKRTPPPRIIIVSAVGQQRLVIKALQSGAKDFVIKPFESPRVLKAVERVMSNGKNPG from the coding sequence ATGATACGCGGACTAATCGTGGATGACGCCGCAATAATGCGCTTACGTCTCCGTGAGATTCTTGAGCCCAGGTATGAAATCGTAGCGGAAGCCGGAGATGGTGATGAAGCCATTGAAATGTACGATAGATATAAACCGGATTTTGTTACTCTTGATATTTCCATGCCCAACACCAATGGTATGGAAGCCTTGGAAATTTTGATGAAGAGAACCCCTCCTCCACGGATCATTATCGTAAGTGCCGTAGGCCAGCAGCGACTGGTGATAAAAGCACTTCAGAGCGGGGCGAAAGATTTCGTTATAAAACCCTTCGAATCCCCCCGGGTGCTTAAAGCTGTTGAGAGGGTGATGTCTAACGGAAAAAATCCCGGTTGA
- a CDS encoding Wadjet anti-phage system protein JetD domain-containing protein yields the protein MISPEELRNKLLTRYPEFLKTLVTGKSVFPYRPRINLKIDFSQYNKAVRQIRSLEAQAKAQKGFGYIIEFETIRTRKFGTQTRPKTIYFETQKDFFRFIRKETETAAFIEAIELTRKTFSLPDRWICENISIILRYLEKWPDIISTAHQLAELHTNTDLSGLNRRSLPVSLDSKFIERNKTPIQKILEETGKESLDLDSPIYSSDFLVWMRFYESAYSFYNADMGIFPVEEISTMELPVDRILIIENKACFIRPLPLLVTSKLKKESQEETLLIWGQGNACQRLKEVPWLMSKSLYYWGDMDLHGLAILGRFRRIFPHTLSIGMDFKTYSQHKQYAVRSELLDRGSWYDYLSMKERELSDYLIAHPEKSRIEQERIQDQ from the coding sequence ATGATAAGCCCCGAAGAGCTGCGAAACAAATTATTAACCCGCTACCCTGAATTTCTGAAAACATTGGTCACGGGGAAATCTGTCTTCCCCTACCGACCGAGGATCAATCTTAAAATTGATTTCAGCCAATATAACAAGGCAGTACGGCAGATCCGGAGCCTTGAAGCACAGGCCAAAGCACAAAAAGGGTTCGGGTATATCATTGAATTCGAAACCATCAGAACAAGAAAGTTTGGAACCCAAACCCGGCCCAAGACGATTTACTTTGAGACACAGAAAGACTTTTTCCGGTTTATCCGAAAAGAGACGGAGACAGCAGCTTTTATCGAGGCCATTGAACTTACCCGAAAGACCTTCTCTCTGCCAGACCGGTGGATATGCGAAAACATTTCAATTATTCTACGCTACCTCGAGAAATGGCCGGATATCATCAGCACCGCTCACCAGTTGGCGGAACTTCACACCAACACTGACCTGAGCGGGCTGAACCGCCGTTCCCTTCCTGTCAGCCTGGACTCAAAATTTATTGAGCGGAACAAAACCCCCATCCAGAAAATACTGGAAGAGACGGGCAAAGAATCCCTTGATCTGGATAGTCCTATTTACTCCAGTGATTTTCTGGTCTGGATGCGCTTTTATGAATCAGCGTACTCTTTTTACAATGCCGACATGGGGATCTTCCCAGTTGAAGAAATTTCCACTATGGAACTCCCAGTTGACCGGATCCTTATAATTGAAAACAAGGCATGCTTTATCCGGCCCCTTCCGCTGCTTGTTACCTCAAAACTGAAAAAAGAATCTCAAGAGGAAACCCTGCTTATATGGGGGCAGGGGAACGCCTGTCAGCGACTGAAAGAAGTCCCCTGGCTGATGAGCAAAAGCCTGTACTACTGGGGCGACATGGACCTCCACGGGCTGGCGATCCTGGGCCGCTTCCGCCGCATCTTTCCCCACACCCTGTCTATTGGAATGGACTTCAAAACATACAGTCAGCATAAGCAGTATGCGGTCCGGAGCGAACTCCTTGACCGAGGGTCCTGGTACGATTACCTGTCAATGAAAGAACGGGAGCTGTCGGACTACCTGATTGCGCATCCGGAAAAATCGAGAATTGAGCAGGAACGGATTCAGGATCAGTAG
- a CDS encoding SbcC/MukB-like Walker B domain-containing protein gives MEILFPEQIIDSGFRLAYLEIYNWGGFHEKIWRIKPDSESILITGANGSGKTTLADALVTLLVPPVRRHYNQSSGSERKRDRTEESYVLGAYGSIRNDDAGRSAVSNLRDKSCYSILIAGFSNSLSNSSFCLAQIRWFSASGLQKEYITADAPLHIQEHFQPLDAKREYRKRLSNIPGIAWHDSFAKYQQYLIRALGLRSEKALNLFSQIVGVKQIENLNAFIRSHMIEEPGMEEDFHKLKGNYQDLLQTHNKIEMAEKQLELLTIIKENGKKYRTVQEESERLHSISQGIPFFFAARIQKKAEEIHAEQSARRERYLSEKDRIEQEKENTERELESVNAAIAQDSTSGRLREIENNLSGARVRIMELKQRHTRYLKCSEALGLPAPSSARTFNTNRSTVRTLIEETQNQVAEAERNLRNTERKQEDQESISSELEKEIKSLRDRRSNIPSRSLQLRKQLCDALEADPAELPFSGELIQVREEERRWEPAAEKLLHSFALSILVPEVLYQRATAYINTTDLKGRLIYYRISDSRRENQSDSKEELFAPDPATLPAKLEVRPDTPFSSWLASTLLDRFDYLCTDDLKEFSHTAYAVTSRGLVKGRRKHEKDDRPGRWNRDRYVLGWNNSRKIAYLQEQHRNTGEILEDLKRSVNKLRQIIAKLRDKIEAGRTIIAFEYYNEIDWTETAERISDLEIQKTSLLQSADALRALEVKKEELEEARRKTEKKRDTLLENIALCKQKIITLKEQIKASQGLLEKLGETQQSELDSVSPFIEKLLSRKQTEGLDPIEEIKSQQITAMEKVRSNIENTAKRIDKAGRDLTNAMNRFLSPGAELARIFPGWSSDTYHLSASPEFLDDFISVHDRIQKDDLPKYKKDFRKFMNERMFENIISFSNTLDLTEKKIREDIGNLNRSLFSVRYSRLPETYIRLDTRGSRDVAIQEFRALLRSSMGNARQIGSGGENSEAELETSFIRIQELISKLSEDDTWRKKVLDVRNWLEFGAIELYRDNDEQKQYYEDSMSLSGGEKAKLAYTILASAIAYQYGLNREQHEQTGRSFRFIIVDEIFSKVDPENSEFAMDLFKTMGLQLMIITPLDRINIVEKHIGSVCFIEKQKEYAVPHHLSMDNYREMQATNQ, from the coding sequence ATGGAGATACTATTCCCCGAACAGATTATCGACAGCGGGTTCCGGCTGGCGTATCTCGAGATCTACAACTGGGGCGGATTTCACGAGAAAATATGGCGGATCAAACCAGACTCCGAATCCATCCTGATTACCGGGGCAAACGGTTCAGGGAAGACGACTCTGGCGGATGCCCTGGTTACCCTCCTGGTTCCCCCGGTCAGACGCCATTACAACCAGTCCTCCGGAAGCGAACGAAAACGGGACCGCACCGAAGAGTCCTATGTACTGGGGGCCTACGGTAGTATCCGTAACGATGATGCCGGCCGTTCTGCCGTATCCAACCTAAGGGATAAAAGCTGTTACTCCATTCTGATCGCTGGATTCAGCAATAGTCTCAGCAACTCTTCCTTTTGCCTCGCCCAGATCCGGTGGTTTTCCGCGTCAGGGCTTCAAAAAGAGTACATTACCGCCGACGCACCCTTACACATTCAGGAGCATTTCCAGCCTCTGGATGCAAAACGGGAATACCGCAAGCGCTTGAGCAATATCCCGGGCATCGCCTGGCACGATAGTTTCGCAAAATATCAGCAGTACCTTATCCGGGCCCTGGGACTTCGCTCCGAGAAAGCACTGAACCTCTTCTCCCAGATAGTCGGCGTAAAACAGATTGAAAACCTGAATGCTTTTATCCGCTCCCACATGATAGAAGAGCCAGGAATGGAGGAGGACTTTCACAAACTCAAAGGCAATTATCAGGACCTCCTGCAGACCCACAACAAGATAGAGATGGCGGAAAAGCAGCTGGAGTTACTTACTATAATAAAGGAGAACGGTAAGAAATACCGCACGGTACAGGAGGAGTCGGAACGACTGCACAGTATCAGCCAGGGGATCCCTTTCTTCTTTGCCGCCCGTATTCAGAAGAAAGCGGAAGAGATTCACGCTGAACAATCTGCCCGGCGGGAAAGGTATCTGTCGGAAAAAGACAGAATTGAACAGGAAAAGGAGAATACAGAGCGAGAACTGGAATCAGTAAACGCTGCCATCGCGCAGGATTCGACCTCCGGCAGACTCAGAGAAATCGAAAACAACCTTTCGGGAGCACGGGTAAGGATAATGGAGCTCAAACAACGCCATACCCGTTATTTAAAATGCTCTGAAGCCCTGGGCCTGCCCGCCCCGTCATCCGCCCGGACCTTCAACACAAACAGGAGCACGGTGCGGACACTTATCGAGGAAACGCAAAATCAGGTTGCAGAGGCGGAAAGAAACCTTCGCAACACCGAACGGAAGCAGGAAGACCAGGAAAGCATCTCCTCGGAATTGGAAAAGGAGATCAAATCCCTTCGGGATCGCCGATCAAACATTCCTTCAAGATCCCTTCAGTTGCGAAAGCAACTCTGTGATGCCCTTGAAGCGGACCCTGCAGAACTGCCCTTTTCGGGAGAACTAATACAAGTACGGGAAGAGGAAAGACGCTGGGAACCGGCAGCGGAGAAACTGCTGCACAGCTTCGCCCTGAGTATCCTGGTTCCCGAAGTCCTCTATCAGCGGGCGACTGCCTACATTAATACCACCGACCTTAAAGGCAGACTAATCTACTACCGGATATCGGATAGCCGAAGAGAAAACCAAAGCGATAGCAAAGAAGAACTTTTTGCTCCAGATCCTGCAACCCTGCCGGCAAAACTGGAGGTACGCCCGGACACCCCATTCTCCTCCTGGCTGGCATCTACACTCCTTGATCGCTTTGACTATCTATGTACTGATGATCTGAAAGAGTTTTCCCACACAGCCTATGCTGTTACGTCCCGGGGTTTGGTAAAAGGTAGACGAAAACACGAAAAAGACGATCGTCCCGGACGGTGGAATAGGGACCGCTATGTTCTCGGCTGGAACAACAGCCGGAAGATCGCCTATCTGCAGGAACAGCACCGGAATACCGGTGAGATCCTGGAAGACCTCAAAAGATCCGTAAACAAGCTCCGCCAGATAATCGCAAAGCTGAGGGATAAAATAGAAGCCGGAAGGACAATTATCGCCTTTGAATATTACAATGAAATCGACTGGACAGAGACTGCCGAAAGGATCAGCGATCTGGAAATCCAGAAAACGTCCCTGCTGCAGAGTGCGGACGCTCTGAGAGCGTTGGAAGTAAAGAAAGAGGAACTGGAAGAAGCCCGCAGGAAAACGGAAAAAAAACGCGATACTCTTCTTGAGAATATAGCCCTGTGCAAACAGAAGATCATCACCCTGAAGGAACAGATAAAGGCCAGCCAGGGGTTGCTGGAGAAACTCGGGGAAACACAGCAGTCGGAACTCGACAGCGTTTCCCCGTTTATAGAAAAACTGCTCTCCCGCAAGCAAACCGAGGGCCTCGACCCCATTGAAGAGATTAAATCCCAGCAGATAACTGCAATGGAGAAGGTCCGTTCTAACATCGAGAACACCGCAAAGAGAATCGACAAGGCCGGCCGTGACCTGACCAATGCCATGAACCGGTTTTTATCCCCCGGAGCTGAACTTGCAAGGATTTTTCCCGGCTGGTCATCAGATACGTATCATCTCTCCGCCAGCCCGGAATTCCTTGATGATTTTATTTCGGTCCATGATAGAATACAGAAGGACGACCTGCCGAAATATAAAAAAGACTTTCGCAAGTTCATGAATGAGCGGATGTTCGAAAACATCATCTCCTTCAGCAATACCCTTGATCTTACCGAGAAAAAGATCAGGGAAGATATCGGCAACCTCAACCGCTCTCTATTTTCTGTCCGATATTCCAGACTGCCGGAAACCTACATACGCCTTGATACCAGGGGCTCCCGGGATGTAGCCATTCAGGAGTTCCGGGCCCTTTTAAGAAGCTCTATGGGAAACGCCAGGCAAATCGGAAGCGGAGGAGAAAACAGTGAAGCTGAACTGGAAACATCCTTTATCCGGATACAGGAGCTTATCTCGAAACTCTCCGAGGACGATACATGGCGAAAGAAAGTCCTGGATGTACGCAACTGGCTGGAGTTCGGCGCAATAGAATTGTACCGGGATAACGATGAGCAGAAACAGTACTACGAGGATTCCATGAGCCTTTCCGGAGGAGAAAAGGCCAAACTTGCCTATACGATCCTCGCTTCCGCCATAGCCTACCAATACGGGCTCAACCGTGAACAGCACGAGCAGACCGGACGCTCCTTCCGCTTTATTATTGTGGATGAAATTTTCTCCAAGGTCGATCCGGAGAATTCAGAATTCGCCATGGATCTGTTTAAAACCATGGGTCTACAGCTAATGATCATTACTCCCCTTGACAGGATCAATATAGTCGAAAAACACATCGGATCAGTCTGTTTTATCGAGAAACAGAAAGAGTATGCTGTGCCTCATCATCTAAGTATGGACAACTACCGGGAAATGCAGGCCACCAATCAATGA
- a CDS encoding DUF4194 domain-containing protein, which translates to MTEHADFAPLVLKLLKGPLYYDDPIWGELLVLQRKTADYLSRIGLELVLSEAEGFAFITQKDGQEEENLPRLTPRRPLSFEVSLLAILLREELERFDPDKSDSLKVFISLSQIRDKLRVYFPDSGDEVRLIRDLDKHISVLERLKYIRPVSAELKSDDPRYEIQPIMKARVTPEFIDEFKSKLTGGEK; encoded by the coding sequence ATGACTGAACACGCCGATTTCGCACCCCTGGTCCTCAAACTGCTAAAAGGGCCCCTCTATTACGACGACCCAATTTGGGGAGAACTACTGGTATTGCAGCGGAAAACCGCCGACTACCTCTCCCGTATTGGCCTTGAACTTGTTCTCTCCGAAGCCGAAGGTTTCGCCTTTATCACTCAGAAAGACGGGCAGGAGGAAGAGAACCTTCCGCGACTTACTCCACGCCGGCCTCTTTCCTTCGAAGTCTCCCTGCTTGCGATTCTGTTAAGGGAGGAACTGGAACGTTTCGATCCGGATAAGAGCGACAGCCTCAAGGTGTTTATCAGCCTTTCACAGATACGGGACAAACTTCGCGTCTACTTTCCTGATTCCGGCGACGAAGTACGTCTTATTCGTGACCTGGATAAACACATTTCCGTCCTGGAACGCCTTAAATATATCCGCCCGGTATCTGCTGAGCTGAAAAGCGATGATCCCCGCTACGAGATCCAGCCAATAATGAAAGCCAGAGTGACTCCGGAGTTCATAGATGAGTTCAAGTCAAAACTCACTGGTGGAGAAAAGTAA